The nucleotide window TTCCATTATGCCTGGAACATTAAATCGGTTATGTGTTTGGCATGAAAATAGATAAAAACATGATAAGTATCGTATTTCCCGCTCTTATCGTGTATATGTTAGTTCTAACAAAATTGTATCCTCTATACTAATATTTTTTTCACCAAACTATGTGTGGTTATGTGTTTAATTATTATCTAGTGATATAATGGCCCTAAATTGCTAGAATCAAGGGTGATTAACATAAAACGCAATCAACACAACACTAACCATCGTTACACTAATTAAGATAGAAGATAGATATTTGGTTTGACTTTTTGGCACGACCCCCCCCCTCCCCTCTCATGCTTGCGGTAGTAGCCCCTACCCTTCTTGACTTGTGGTGATGAATGGTAAGGACTAAAGCATGGTTCATGGTTTTATTTATGTTGTACAAATGATTTTgttcagtggcggatcttgcccgttgaacgtcCCAGGACCGAAAGACATGGGCACTAAAAAATACCCGGGccgaacatagtatatataaaaaatttcgatcgaaatacggaaaattagcactacggccgaaaaacttgctaGGGCCGTGGCCCTGGCACGGGCCTTCTAAGAACAGCCCCTGATTGTGTTGTTGGATATTTCAAACTAAAGGTCTTATACATCTTCTACGCATTCATTTGCGCACTTCAACACTTCAAAAACACTTCCATTTCCTTTCTATTTAGGCTCCAAGAAGAACCACCCAAAACCTTGTTTCCATTCACCATAAACACTACAAATCTCTTAGGTTTAACGAAGTATTGAGGTATTAGAAGTAAGGAGCTTAACTTGGAGACACACCTCAATACATTAGCCTTCAATCCATCCATTTTAAGGAGTTTTAGCTTGTGGTATGAATCTTAAACTTTTTTAACTTTACATCAATATAAGTGTTTACTTGTACAAGTAAGAACACCAAAGAGATGTTAACAAGTGTCTTGATTTAACAAGTAAAACTCATAGTTAAAAATGGAGATTTtgaatgtatatatgtgtgtgtattgaGCGATGAGTATGTGTGGGTGTTTATATGATGTTGTTGTTTGATTTAGTGTGTTATAAGTACTTGTATGTTGATGGTTTTTGGATGATAAATCTGTATGGAGATGGTTATGTTCATCAGGTTATATTTCACTAAAAATGAAAGTTGTGAATGGgtgattgatgtgtgtaaaatgcaacatataaatcacatcaattaaggcataaaactaaccctttttaagtactaatgttggaaaaagagtgtttttgtcttccttttgtattttcaggatgaaatgagctcaaattcacaaaagaagcaaatagacaactaattctagcataaatacaagaaaaggaataaaagtagactgcccggaccctcaacggcatcctccaaagcaaagaagagaaaacagaagcctgaacacgccccgtgctcagccagcacggggccgtgcccaagaagcagcataaaagacaaactggtagaagcttccattgcccaccacggggccgtgtccagtgagcacgggggcgtggtgaaagtacagcaggcgcattaattgtaattgcgaattacaattaatgaggagagagactgtcagacgggcacgggggcgtgtccagcggacacggggccgtgcccagccttctgttcagcctataaataggggtgcttggtttcattccatctcatcccttggcacaccacctctctcacacttcatccaccacccaccaccaccataacaccatcatccaccaccatcatccattgtccatcatagagtgtgtgagtcgtctcgggatccaagattgatcgtaagagttcttgacaatcaaggccatgtttgcctaagtctcttacatcacttggtgaagacaagtgtttagtataatactttttatttttaatcttttgcactttttatttggttttgtattaatgactttaataactagttgcttatgttgaaggtgatctttccttatcgtttgtccgtggtgtcttggcattattttactgtctatataaaataaaagattttcaccattcatatctccacggtctatatggaggtatgttggctacctggtcgggggttaagggaacggtttggtaagggtcttgcccttgttcagcgtttagaggtcctgcttgggacctgggtcaaatttagtaggatctccttcaatgcccataggtattggatggcggggatccaaactctttgaccccctcataagttaactactattaatactataacccggctatttaggactgtatccctgctgactcagactacttagccgagggtaacgtcaccgccaaaagcggggcctaccataatttgcattaataacttaattcattatcttccaataatccgaccctttaggattgtatccttgctgactcaaactactgggttgagggtaacgtcgccttcaaaagaggggcctactacaataactaagataatctcttaaacaagtgcaaaagtgcgaaaataatcaaaggttatactaatacacgagtcggatccaaatgattcatcttgtctatctgtttttatttttattttatttttcagcatttagttagtttttattttcttagtttaaaaacatttttctcactttttgatttgattagacgttgaggataaaccggtattaaaagctcttgtgtccttggacgacctcggtatcttaccaacactatactacgtccacgatgggtgcacttgcccatatgtgtgtttagtgttagtgaatatcgtgttttataaatttaaaacttggctaaaggtgtaaaaagggcttaattatatatctaaattatatacacaccaacacacatcagtGATTTTGGCCGGAAATTATTGATGAGATGTTGATGATGTTTGGTGCTAGATTAATATGTTAAAACATAAGTCTAGTATGTTCAACGGTAAATCTTGTATGTTACAGTTTGGAAGAGATAAACTTGGGTTTATGCAtgatttaacatgttaagtatttttttaagttaaaaatagcttaatatGTGAAAAGTGGTAATTTGGGTATGTTAAAGTGTATACTTTAATATAAGGATAAATAAGTTTTATGATGGAATTGGCATGTTAAATGTCTTGAAGTTGTTAAgtatatgtttatacatggtttTGTATGTTAAGTGTATCTTGATGATACTAGTGGGAAACCCGTGCGTTGCTGCGGATTCGCCAATACGGAGTGAGAACATAATTCAAACGTTAAAATGTGAGGTTCATTGACCTTAATTGTGGCCAACTTTACTTGTGGAACTAAAAGTTGTCAAACACATGTGATAACTTAACCACCACATTTCATACTTAGCATATCCAAATTTATAACAACTCATTTACGACGGTCAACCTTTTGACTTGTTTTAATAATGGGTAATGGGTTACACGGGTCATGTCCAGGTTACACGTTTTTAAATGTGTCGGGTTAGGATTGATGTCTTTGATACTAATCATATAAAACCATCTATGGGTTTATCAATTCAACCTGCTAAGCCAAAACTGTCTCACAACTGACACCCCTAGCCGTTTCAATCCCCCCCTCCCTTTTCGTTTAATCTTTGCACCCatcttattaaaaaaaattgtccaAAAAGTTTCAACAGTGAACATCTATGAGGataatgtgtatatcaatataCATTATAATCAGAATCATAAAACAAATGATCAAAAGATATAATAAGCATTACTTATCTTTTAGTTGGACAACTTACCAATCCTTTGTTCACAATTGTACATGTATAGTATAAACCTGAACTTCTTTCAACACAGAACCCTTACTCAACAAGTTAATTTAAAAGACAAATTTCTTAATGAAAGCCTGCACCAGACCAGTTTCCATCTGACTTCCCACTTTGAGTACCAGCGGTTTTACCGTTAGACGGTGCTTGGCCAAaactatcatcatcatctttatcgTCATCTCAACCTGCCCAGCTATCTCCATTATCAGACGCATGCTTTCTGTACCCGTCATTGTCCCAATCGTCCCAAGCACTGGAACCGGCGTTCCTACCCGATGAGCTGTTGACCGAGACACCACCATTCCCACCATTCGAATTCCAAGATTTTAATTCTTGACTAAACCGGTCACCTTGGTTTTTGTTTCTTGGCCAGTCATCAGTTTTACGAGGGGTACCGACTTCTTTGGCGTATTCTTCTACCTTTTGTGTAGCTAACGCCATTACGCCTCTCACCATTCCCCATGTCCTGTGTCCGATTTCAGTGGTTTTTACGGTAACAACATTGACCCTTTCATTGACGTTGTAATCCCCATCTCTCACCTGTTTATGAGGAGATATCAATGGTCTAccacttttttttcaaaaaaatatgtAAGGGCAGGGAtgcaaagtaaaaaaaaaaaaaaaaaaaaacctttgttGTTAGTTCCTTTGTGCCGGCTTGAACCACGTTTGCAGCCGACTGCGGATTCGCAATCTAACTTGACATTCATTAAACAGTCACATATAAAACTGGATTACATTTGGGCTACTGTTTTTTTATTAGTTTCCTAGCTGTAGAGGGCCATGTGAATGATTTGCAATGGGATGAAACGTGAACCATATAGCATATAACAAAGCCCCAACACTGTAGCAAGAAAGTTCTATTTTAGTATATAACAATATTATTTGATAGCATGTGCAACCAATATAACACTTACATATAGAGCAAGATGTAGGGGATGCatgataaataataaataaaacacaaattGTGGCTTACATCCTAACTTCTCCTCTACTTCAGTTTGTATTAGAAGATCTCTTGTTTCTAGCCAATGCATAAAAGCAAACAGAGAGACCACCTGTTGTGCCTCAGTCTTTCTGTCACCATGATACCTATCAGTAAACGGAGTAAatataattgaaaaaaaaagcaAATACCAACTAATAAGTGAAATACATCTCAAAACTGTTTCAGTTACCTGTACGCTATAATATTCTCCGAGTTAACTGAAAAAGCTCCTTCAGTACATCAATCTACGTCTTCGCCTTCTCTAGAACCTCTAATTGCAACAAAAAATGAGAATAAGGCTTAACATATTTCAAAATTCAGATCTCAATAACAAATTTACCAATAATATTCCCCGAGCTGACTGAAAAAGCTCCTTCAGTACATCATTCTACGTCTTCGCCTTCTCTAGAACCTCTAAttgcaacaaaaaaaaaaaaagaataagcCTTAACATATTTCAAAATTCAGATCTGAATAACAAATTTCTTACATATCACCAATGTTCTTAATAACCAATCCAAAATAACATAAAATTACTATATGTGTAATTCATATGCTTTCACATACAAATTTAGTTGGAGAAGTTGCAATGTTTTGCTAAGTGGATGGATGATTAAAACTAAGAATGATTTATAAAAGGTAGCTTCACTGCCTTCACACAAAGTGTTTCTTACAAACAAACATTGTTTATTTGCAATACCATTGTTAAGCATTATGGATCGTTGAGCACATCAGcccagtcaaagtcaaagtcgaCAAACCGAATAAGGACCAGTCAAATATTGACACAACTATACAACACGAAAAAACCCTACTTTAATAGTATAAAACTACACCAAAAAAACCCTACTTTAATAGCACCACAAACCCTAATTGAATCTGTCATTCATTAATGTGAAACATATGTAGTTCCAATCAATAGTTTGAATGGAAAAATTACCTACCAATCCGTCGCTAATCCAATCATCTGCAACATCTTCAGTTTCTGAACAATATCATTTACACACCACTAACACCACCGCTAATCCAATCCGGTGAATCCACCTATGGTCACCGGAATCGCATTTAGATGTCACTGCATGTCACCAAAACATAGACCATTCTAACGATCTGTGTCAAAAAGTTACCTTGTTCGCCCCAGTCCTTTTGTATCTGAAGGCAGACACCATCCGATGGCAGAAACCCACATTCTCAATTTTGGCAGACTCAAAGGTAAATCTTGTTTTTTTTATGTAGCTTATCTATGTAACGCCCTGCATTTCAAAACTTTATCTGTTTGGTAAGTCTCGTCATACTTTCTACTTTGTGATGCTTAATGAAACTATTTGAATCTTAATCGCgttaaactatgtgaaactttTACTCTATGTGATACTTCTGTGATACTTTTATATGTGTGAACAatatgattcttgactcttgattCTGGAATCTTGTGATACTTTATATGTAAACAATGTGAATCTTGACTCTTGTGATACTAGTAACTTGACACTTGATACTTATTGAACGAGAAACTTGATACTTATTGAACGAGAGACTTGATACTTATTGAACGAGAGACTTTGATACTCAGTTGAACGAGAGACTTGATACTTAGTTGAACGAGAAACTTGATACTTATGGAACGAGAAACTAGCTTAAACGTAGACTTGAACCcggaaacttttgtgttaacTATATAATAATGTCATGTAATAATTACTCACAATtttacgcaacgcaacgcttaatctagaTAGCAAAACGAACCAAAGTCGGAAAACTAGCAAACGGCAttggctgtccgaatggacatccgatcggatggccatcatctcggatgaccatccaatcGGAAGGTCATTTAACCGGACAACCAACCGAACCCTTGCACACTTACACCGACCTATCTATCACTATCACGTATAAATAGGACTGTTAACCCTTCATTTAACACCTTTGCATCTGCCATTCGACCACACGCACTCTCAGTCACTTTAATCAAGATTCAAGCCCATTCCGTAAGTATTTCTCCTAAATCTTTATACAACTTTCATCATTTAACACTTCTACACCATATTCTTCATCAAAATTACACGAACACTTCAACTTTTTCACGAAAATCAACTGATTTGGGTCTCTTGGAGGTGGTTTCCACTCGGTTGTTTGTACAAACTGTGGTGGAGCATCATTTAATCAAGATCGAccccagatctaaaggattttcacAGCTTTTACATAAAAATCTAAAGAAATCTCACACTCTTACACCAAATCTGACGGAATTTCACATGTTTCCAGCCCAGATCTGATGAACATCATGTTTTACAAATAGTTTTCGAACTTTTCTGCAAACTTTATACAAAACATGGGTGAAATCAAACTTAAACAGATTTCCGACTTGTTCCTTAGTCGAAAGCCGGCTTGAAGACTGAATTCCACCGGAAAACAGGCCGATTGACGGTCCAAACATGAAACTTCACCAGGAACAGTTCGTCGGTTCAAAAAGGGGTGATGCATCCGATCGAACGAGCGGGGTTTTGGTATGTTtctgttgtttgacacgtcgtcacaACGTCACCGTAACTCGAAACTTAGAAAATTTCACGAAACTTCACACACTGATCGTCtgtccgaatggccatccgatcgggtgaccattcgtCCAGAGAATCTGACTATGATGACACTTATTGTTTTGTTTTACAGGACACTATGATCAAATCATTGAAAACTTTAACAGTTCACAAACACCCACTGTTCGAATGCCCATctgttcgaatggtcatccgtctgGATGACCATCCGCACAGGTATTCTGTCAGACACTTTTACTCGATTTTCGCACCATTCGACACTCTGTTCCCGACCGGGTCAGCACTTAGAGGACTTATGCTCTGTTCCCGCACGCAGGCTGATCCAGCGTTCCCTTTGATCCAATCTAACAGTGTTTGGTTCTaagcacccactgtgagtatacccgatccctttttgttttaaacacttttgggatgcaacatgtattctatatagagacacttgacacttgaaacttgaaacttatttgaaacatactctatccGCATTAAGCATGAAActtgaaacttgtgatacttgagacttttatgctatgtgaatgtttaatccctgtgtgtagttccgcgttaacaattatagcgctataagGGTAacgcacctccccgttagtctttcgggtattgttaggatgagacaTTTAACCTCCCGTTTTCTTTGGGAAAGGCACTTTAACGCGTTGGGAAACTTAGgatatcacttggactgcgtcaACTAGCATGGTGAAACTTATTATATGTTTTCacgttggatatgagtttttaaacTGTTACGCTacgtattcaaacttgtatgctcgccaacatttttgtttaTTGTATTTTagtacatgttgcaggttgatagtagcTGGGATttaagaaacaagctaggatgataCTTAGAAACACATCTTAGTTAATCAAATAATTTGAACAATGTTTGAATCGTTATGTTATGTCGAAACTTATTGTGGTTGTGGTGTATGTTTGACACTCTAGATTTACTTCATGAAATTTTGATTAAACTATATTGAAACAATTAGTGttgtggattctcttgagcaatctgactcgcttagtgtcgcgccccgatgtttccgccatctgttggggtgtgacaatctaCATTTGAATCAGAAGACATCAACAAATTACTTCCATTTAAGAACATATTCATAAACCCTAAGCCACAATTTAGCATAACTGGGGCTCAAATTGAAAAACATTGAATAGAAAACAACACAATAAGAATAAAAGCTCACTAGAGATTCTGTTGAAAAACCGTAAAAACTGTGCGAAGGTGGATACTTGGTCATGGGGTATCAGTCTGTTTGTTCTCAACTCCGGTTATATTTCAACCTAGAAGAAAACAATTGAAGAATAATCAAGGTGTCCTCTGCATAAATACGCATGCCAATTGAGGAGGATGGTGAGGGGATGTGAATGGACTCTTCTTAAATTTTGACTGATCAATTGAGAGTGgacatgtaacaccccgtgttaccgaatgtcaaagtcaaagtccaagtcaagtttgacttctttgactgtaattagtctattctatgttttattatttgtattatgtggagtaagtgttattaatcaaagaatcgaagtaatcgaatgtttaatcgacgcgaaacgctttacggccgtgaatagcaggaagtaacaatgcgataaaatcaatcaatcaataatcaagctaatagaatcatcaatcgaactcgaaactcgaattatgcgaatttggggttatattacgtgtgtgtatGCCTTaggtgttacctgtgcgtgcttactttatgttatgtgtggtaatcaatcgaatcgaaactcgaaactcaatcaaactcaatcgaaatcgaattatgatgaatggtagcgaaaggatagtgtgaaatatagatgcttgtatgtagaatatagtggttgggattaaaagtaatttgaataggaaactctatcgtactcgtatcgccttcaatcgaaatcgaaatatcagaaatcgtcgcaccgaacgctcaaagCAGGCTGTGAATCGATCAGGCtcttagccgatcgaacagcccagccgatcggacggactgtccgatcgagcaggctgtccgatcgggatgcctggccgatcggccagctctttccccttttggaagcctataaataggcctgtcattgtcattctttccacttttggaaaccctctgaccgaccagctcgtgttctccactatttctcagatttctcacaatcccggtaagatttcatcctaaaatcttgtactttcttgatctatgcacactcctacacctttctatctttcaaatcttaatttctaaccgtgaaatcaacaggatctaagtattctaggatgatgtcatcatggtgttcttcaagaacttcatgttttggcctcaatccaccaagaatcacttcgatctagccgatttccacatgaacaaactaagatctatcacagatctgaacatttacatggtgtgaaggattgaaagaaggatttccaactttctttcaactcatttacactcaatgccttcaaaccggtagaaacggagcttgagccgactcactaatcattctaatggttgtgtggttcaagattcggactcTATCTACGAgtttcaccgatttcgggttaaacgttaaactaccgttccgaaccgttcaccggccggacttgggtgattcctgtctgagcaggggaaacaagtaagaacaaaggtgccatggttcagctcgttgtcaaaatacctcgatataacgttaaacaatcagaacagccaagtgttagacgaacaggccgaccatgtcagaatgctgaccgatcgaacaggctattcgaacgaacagcccaaccgatcggacctgtcagccgatcgaccaagccagccgatcggctagcacatgggcccacactttgacaatttcataaagtatagtattgaacgaagtgatgttcgatcgaactacggtttgggttgaattactcttcggatcatgagatactatgcctcaacccttaatcgatttttcaactcgttcgacgtattggagtgccacccgatcgaacatgttgtccgatcaggtgacatcctgctgaggacttactactgaagtatccaaccga belongs to Helianthus annuus cultivar XRQ/B chromosome 5, HanXRQr2.0-SUNRISE, whole genome shotgun sequence and includes:
- the LOC110943589 gene encoding probable ADP-ribosylation factor GTPase-activating protein AGD6, with the translated sequence MWVSAIGWCLPSDTKGLGRTRYHGDRKTEAQQVVSLFAFMHWLETRDLLIQTEVEEKLGCKPQFVFYLLFIMHPLHLALYIANPQSAANVVQAGTKELTTKVRDGDYNVNERVNVVTVKTTEIGHRTWGMVRGVMALATQKVEEYAKEVGTPRKTDDWPRNKNQGDRFSQELKSWNSNGGNGGVSVNSSSGRNAGSSAWDDWDNDGYRKHASDNGDSWAG